AATTCTTAATATATGGTATAGATTAGTCCTAATTGCGAATGTGATAATTTTTAATTAGCGTaagattatatttaaaataaataatagtaaagaaaataaatatttattagaaactCTATCACACATGTATATGTGTTAAAATCACGAATTTAAAAtatagatttatgtttaaaaGTAACTTAcaaaaaatgatataattaaaaTGTATAGATATACAATGGATAAACTACTACAATAGTCAATTTTGTTtacctcaagttacattttagtcacttatcttaacgtgttataacattttagtcactgaaccGTTAATTGCCgcttaaatcatcatttcaaataaaaattttaggttaaattatacaattagtcctcatattttttttattttgagcaatttaatttattttcttttatgttctttttaccttcttctttttttctttttttttccattctcttttgcttATCCATCTATTTTCCTCCATTCTCTAcatttttaacatagtttttatatattttacgtttgttaaaactcttttatgtttatgaaaaaataaaatgcgaaagttgaaaccaaaataaaacttgcTCCGCATATTCTCACCCCACAATTACAAACCCTCATCATCCATTATCGCTTTAATGAATCAACTTGGATCTCTCAATGAcctagtccacaagctcgcctcactcgaaGACCTTACCAGTTGTGACTTATGGTAGTTCACCCTCAACAAAGTTTCCCGAGTCTGTTCCCTTAACCTCCTAATCAACCCTCACGACCACCTTATCTATCTTACCTACAACATTCTTGCTCTCTCAAAACGATGTTTCACAGGTTCTTCAAATGAGCTCTACACTTTCAATGACTAAAATGACTACCATACGAAACTTACCCTCAACTTTACCTAAACCAATTTGGTCTCATGCTCCCTTTCTCTATTCGGTTCATCTATGTTTGTCTTCCAATTAAGCTTGCTTAAGAATATCCAAGAaggtttagatcaattttatcgtttgcttaattttatttgtcagaaaataaaagaaaaggaaaggaataatCTACGCGATGCTGTAAAAGTTTGGAAACggaaaaaatttgttttgaatataaagaattcaatttatgtttacATTTGATTAAGGACATGTTAgatccaattttagtttcaaagTTAGGTTATATTCAAATCAAGAATTGATTAAGAATTATTGATATCCAGTTTTAAGtaaaattcaatttaggaatCATGTGAAAGACATAAtgagttgggttttttttttgtgggcaaaaattatatttttgcagtgaagaatatgagaagagagtgaaaaaataaaggggaagaagaaaaggaaaatagaaaataaataaattgttcaaaaaaataaaagtataggaactagttttaacaaatgaaaaacataaaataactacgttaaaagaaatgaagaacgGAGGAAACATAGGGAGAatgagaagagaatgaaaaaaaagaaggaaaactaaaaaaatataaaagaaaaaattaaattgctcaaaatgaaaaaaatataggaaccaattatataatttaacctaatttttttgtctgaaataatgatttaacgtgtgtgtcacgtcagcttaccgttataccgttaacgacaattaacgctcagtgactaaaatgttgtAACACAacaacgtaagtgactaaaacgtaacattttaaacataagtaaccaaaatgtaacttgagacaaataaaagtgactattttggtagtttacctgATACAcaattgatggaggtaataaagcatgcataataaaattaaaatgtataaaaaaaacgttttggttgagtgataaatttaagattttatcaaTGCAATTAGTGTTGGTTCAAATCTCTCTTTATACAAAgtctttttttattactttttttaagtaaaagactaaagtaacctaaaaaaatataacttattttaaatacgaaATGACAATTTTATAATCTCTCTAATTGAATTGATACTCAATTGACTCATGATACTACCTCAGTCATGGactaaataatagtataaataataataataataataaataagaaaacattaaaGGTCGAATTACTTGGACATTGAAAATAAGAGAGTGGATAACCAATGATATTGGTTGTGCTAATAATGTTGAGATATCGAGATTTTGATGGTCAAGGTCCGAGTCTCACCATGCTTAGATGTTAGATATGGATCTTTTAGATTATTTTGGGTATATTCCGATTTTAACTCAATCATATGCGTGGGCcttgttcaatcttattttggtctaaatatattttgattttaattgattGGATGTATATTATGATCTAGGTTTAAGTTCTACCTTATTTATCTAAGTCtagatatattttgattttagtttattggatatgataaatttataaaaaaaaacaatataaaaatcaaGGGTGGCTTTaatttaaatggtaaaattgagGTAACGATGATTatgatgtattgagtttaaattctatcatatttatgtatttttttaaattttatataaaaattttaaaaaataaaaaatactttcaaagtaatatttgttactttataaaaaATCACAACTCATTTGAGACTCCATTGATGATAGTCAAAAGattaaatatatgtatagatgACTAATATTTTATCTCGTGCAATACATTTAATGtagtggttttttttttctaatttctcgtaattttatattttaaaaaataaatttattttttcataaaaataataaaaaaattcaaaatttgtaatgagatttaaaaattattcaaaattcaccTGGTCTTTTTCAAATTActcataattttatttcattgGCTATATTATTAATGGTAAAATAAGGTGTTAATTcttatacttttatataatttgatatttaatctttattttcctttttgatAATTTGTCAACTTAGTATACCTATTTCTGAAAAATCAGATAAAACTTGACAAAAAATACTAACAGTATACATGGttgcattgaaaattttaaatcagaTCATTGTTTATGTCTATAATTTAAACCTCATAGAATTTATTCAGAAAAGAAACAAGACAAACATCAGTAGACAAGAATCAGCCTCACCCCCTGAATCATACATAAAGAAAAATGGTTGCTGGTGGATAGAGCAGCCTTAGCCAAGCTGCCGATCGCACTATTTGCTTCTCTAGGGACAGCTTTCAACACCCAATTCTCGATAGCAGGTATTAACTAGATATGGAAGCACACAAATAAGTGTAGCTCCAGGAACATTTCCACAAGCTTTAATCCACTTGATAGCATTTTGGCTGTCAGATTATTAAAATCAAATGATGAGACATAAACCACTTTGATGCACAATCTCTGCACAATTTTAGATCTGTCACTAACATCACTATAGTTATTTGTTACCGTAATTTAAATCATGGGAAACTGATTACCGAGAGCAATGAAAGTCAACTAAAATCAGAAGTGGAAGAAAATTGCgtactaataaaataaataaaatttatttcatcGATAAGGATAAAAGAACAAGATGGGAATCATCTTGATCACATCAAAAGGAAAACTTAGTTTGTATTATCTTGACAATGGAAGCCGCAACGACGGATACATCATGCACCACTTTGTTCATATCAGTCAGCGGTGATTTAGTAGGGAACTCTATTTCACAAGAATTGGCCTCTATGGCTGCATCATTGGCGCCTTTCGCTGCAAACTTGTAGTCACCCGTCTTGAGAGCTTCGTTGATCTCAGGTACATCTCCCCTTATAATCACGTTATAGCGTTCAGCGCAAGATGTTAAGGCCTTCTGCATTTCAGGGTCAAGGGCAAGTCCATCCTGTAGTAGCTCGTCGATTAGATCAAGCGTCTCGGTTGCTTTAGTTTTGAGTGAATCCACCATGATCTGAGCTAGCTTCTTCACGCTGGCGTCACGGCTTTCGGGGTTTGATTTGAGGGACCAAATGCAAAGATCATAGAAGGGTGTTTGCTTGCAAGTTCTCTCTATCAGATTCTGGTTGCCTAGAAGAAGGATTGGGCGGAAAGCGTTAGCTTGACACACAAGGAACGCAAATATTATTACaatcaaatttttcatctttGAAAGGTGAGGAAGTGATGGaattgattaataaatgaatgaatatatCATGTTTTATCACAAGTGGTGTTTTTTTTATAGTGAAATATCATCAAACAAAGTCCAAAATGTAGGGAAACATCGTGGTTGTTGACCAAATCATGATCATACATCCTGTTGAAATGCTATGAATAAGGTTTGGCCTTGAAGCTCGGTCGAGGCTTGAGGAATGCCTTAACCAAAAGTTTTGTCATTTGAACGAAAAACATGTTCAAATCTGAATATAATAAACATGTTCaagttatttttaagttttacaagctataaatatttttattttgaatataataaataacttttacatgttaataTGGTCAAATCTGcctaataaaaaaacaaattttttattgatattttattatagtagaaatattatttaaatgtgatatattaatatattaaatctataataataattttttgtattACTAGTTGTACACGTGTTGGAATATATATTGAATGATATACAATTATTGATATTATAATATGTATTATTATATCATGTGTTAGAGTTGTATGACCacaattctaagagattgcttgcaagtcaagttaaacaaaatatatcttctttctagaagatttagtatttatgagtataatatatttagcatttattaacataatatatttgactttgattagaattaggtttttttcaacttataaatagATATACTCGAAATTCTCCTCTGCCCGtagtttttttcccgaaaggattTTCACGTAAAAatatgtgtgttctttatttttatctctttttttttgcgATATATTATCATTACAGATGTTCTATTTTCACatcatgaaaataatatatatatatattataatctacCATCTTCTATAACTCTTTTTACTACATTATTGATCTCATTATAGTATACAACTAATGACCATTATgctatatgtattatttatgatTAACGATGCGTATATCAACTTCATAAAATATTATATGCATATCAACATTATGAACATGattaatatagtttatatttaattgaatttaggtaaaagttttaatatattatattagcttaaattataaaataatatttaaattatacttaaaCTATATATCGTTACCTAAATTATCTTAGTCATTAACAAAAACTTCTTAACCATATATATGttactttttaattaaaattaaattaaacattttttacTCTCTCTCCCCACAATTCTTTCTTCTCCttttaattgtttgatttttttattttttattttttttgcaagtTTTCTTACCATTTATTTCTACTTAGCTTCTCCCCGGCATTTGGATTTCATGCTTTACTTGAGTTTCTTTCATTATAGAGATCCACTCAACATTAGCTATTTTATTCAAACTATATAGAAAAGAAtgaagaaatttatttttaagaaaaacaacaaatgatttttgaatttgggtgagaaaagaaTCAAAAtcgaaatttaaaaacaaaaaagaagttcGCTGGAATCTACGTTTTGTAGCCAAAAATTGAGTTTAGATAAGATTTTCAACGAGTTCTTGGGTGAATAacaaaaaagatgaatatttttataaattttttttaagaaaataaaatttagttttttttaaaaattttagttgaaaatTGCCACATATCATAAAAGGATTAGTTGAGAGATTTTTTTAATGGCTGAGGTAATTTGACAAACGGAGTATAGTTTAGGTACTATTTatgacaaaaaaaagtttagttactaacttaaaaaaatgatataCTTTATGTACCATTAAGCCTATCGTATTAGAATATATTATACATAAAATGTACAATATATTAATGgttccatatatatatttatattattatattatgcaaTACCatattatataacataatttaacatgCAAGTAACTAGCCAATTAAATCTTAACTTAATTGGTATCAGTATTGTTGCCAATGCTGGAGGATGTGAATTTGAGTGTGCTaaaacacattatcctcctatttaagggttgggaaaAGATTATGGATAATTCTAAgccttatataaaaaaaatagatatgataataatgaaattagagttaaaagaaaaaacatgTAACTATACTATGCTATCCCATATCTCATTATTATATCgggtaaattacaccattagTCATCCAATCCCAACTATTATCCACATTTAATATCTTAACCATTACCCTATTAAATCGTGGGGGTCATGTGGcttcttttcttcctctttttttttttattttttatttccacTCGAGTTTCcatctaattaaaatatttcaaccTATTTCCCCCGTAATATCCATTTCATTTGCCATTTTATTTAGTTGTTTcgccattttgatttatttcaattCTGAAATAAATGAATTCTAGAGTAAATTGCACCAAAGGTTTCTAAACTATTTCTCACATTTTAAATTGATCCTTAAATTTTGAAGCATTCTAATCACATCCTAATCTTTGGAGATTATATTAATCAAGTTATTTCAttactaaaattgttaattttactgTTGACATATTAGTCTTATAcggaataatttaaaaataaaaataaaaaagtaagccTTAGAGTTAAAAAAGGgttaaaagtaaaaaagaagaCTCTACCACATAAACTAtagtaaaaacatgaaaaatcaaaaccaaattaaaactataaactataaataagaaaaaaagccTAAAATTAAAGAACCAGCGATATCAAAATTACAAGGAGATTTGTCGTTTTACCTTTTTTTCAATTCAgcttgtttttctttattttaatttatggtttaattttttaattataaattattccaCCTAAGATTTGATGTATGGtgatattaacaattttaattacaaaaaaactTGATTGATATGATCTCTAAAATTTAAGAacgtaattaaaatattttaaagtttaaagatCAAATTAAAATGTGTCATAAAAGGATTAGGTTGGTTTTgggaaatttttgaattttgatagggttattcagattttttAGGTTCATTTAGGGgatattcatctttttatttttttcgtgttGTAAGGGTTTTGGGTTGATCTACTCTTGTGTTTGAGATAAAGGTTTAGGTTAGGGTTAAGGTTGTCAAAAAAATAAACCAGTGTAGTCACTCAATTATATCTTttgttctaattatttttatttttattttaattgaatttttttaaagggCCTTTTTAACTATTAAGCATTTTTTAATGTAGTTAATTTTCTATTGAGATATCATGCAGTAGACTAAGACACAAATTCCTTGAAAAATGTCAACCGAATTGGCATCACTTAATAACACTAAAATTGCATTTatcttgaaaaatgaaattaatagtTTAAATGCAGAATTTCTTGACCAtcactagaaaaaaaaaaaaaggttagaaaAGAAGCAATTCGTGTGTAGGAAATAAGGTGGTAAGACCCTGTTGGAAAAAGTACAAGTCCAGAGGCTGAAATGAAAAGAGCCTGCGCAAggtaaacaaaaagaagaaagcaTACCAAATCTTACACATacagtttttatttaaatttatttattttttggagGGTCACAATGAGATAATTTTCCTTAAAAAAGTACAAAGAATTGATGATTATAAACTCGGAATTGACCTTGAAACTCTTACTCCCCACCCCCTCAGAAAaaaccaaaagaagaaaaaaagggaatTGAACTACTTAACTCTGTTACACAAGTCCAACCATCCAATGCCAATAAGGATATATTTGTTGATGGAAATCGCCAAGATTTCTAATTTTCATTTATGCGGCCAGAGATCCAGAATTCACCTTCCTTTGCTCACCTACATGTGTAAGAGCAGCATCAATTTGTGCAAACACATGTTCCTTGGCCTCATTTCCATTAACCTGAAGAAACAAACATTATATTCCTTCATTTAATATATAATCCAAGATGATTGAACTCAATAGAACCCAGTAACCAGATTTTCTGCCAAATTTTGAATTTAGCAGACGATAGCTTCATCTTTGGAATGGTCTCAAACAATACGGCAGTCTGTATATTTCATAATAACATGATAATACCCCCACTAATCCTCGTGTCTTTCAATTTTAATTCTCAGAAATAGTTACCAGCAATATTAATCTTGAAGTCAATTAACACATCAAACACGAAATTTTAAGTTGATACCAGTTGACATTTTCAAGCATCAATAACATAAGCAATCAGAACAATAATCCAGGGTTTAAGCACATTACTGCAGAAAGAACAAGAAGTTTAAATTTGAAGCTAATGATGCTGACATAGAACTGGGATCCTAGAAAAAGGAATCATGACTTATGCACATCCTCATGCTTAGACAGTTTAGACTCTACTTGGTTCATCTGGAAAGGGCATTTCAGATGTTGACTCTTTGCCATTGTAAAAAATAGTACTTCATGAAACATTTCCTAGCAATCTGTTCCGAAGTCTCACATTAGTCGTTGACATCAGACATCAACTTTCACTACCCACGTGTTATGGTTGCCTTTGTGGGCAAGACAAGAAGTCAAAAGCGCCAAAAATAGAAGGACAAGTAAATTTCTTTTAGTAGTATTCTTAATTAGAACGATTTTTTAACaagtattttattataattaaaagtcCTCTGATTATAGTTTTTTAGTTTCTTACTCAACAAGAATAAAACCTCATGTAACCTCTATTTAAGAGGACaatttttagtaataaaataagacaAATTATTCCAATTTACAAAGGTCAAGACTCTTTCTTTTAACAAGTCTAAAGTTAGGAGATCTCTTCAACAGGTTCTAAGGTTAGGAGCTCCCTTTGGCCCGTtccatatattaattataagttATTCATGTGGTAGGAACCACAATAAGGGAAAGGCTTCCTCAACTAAAGTAAGCTTTCCCATGAACTGCTGATAACTCAATCTATAACCTACGACCACAACAACTTGGTATCAAAGCCAAACATTAGGTGATCCCATTCCCATCGTAAAAAAGGAATTGATGGCTTTGttacaagaaattcaaagaaTTAATGAAGAAAGAGTTGGAAAAGCCAAGTCCCGAATGGCAGCAAACCATATTCGAATTGAAGTACAGGTATTAGGTATGTGTCTAGGTCTTTGACTCATCAATCGAGTTAAACTCAAGACTCGAGGATACGGCACAAAAGAATATAAGAAAAGGATACAGGTCCAAGGACTCGTTTTATGTGCACTTAAATACTAATATTTTCAAGtaatatataatacattaatattatacataatttatatattgaattattttattatttggatTGGATTTATactgaattaaaataattttaaaaaataaaataacctaaaatatattaatttagcaagtattttattgcaattaaaagtCCTGAATTTTAGTTTCCTAATGTAACCTCCATTTAAGGGTCAATtcttagtaataaaataagatataaatCATTCCAATTTATAGAGGTTTTAAGACTCTCTTCCTAACAAGTCTTAAGGTCAGGAACTCCCTTTGACAAGTTCATAATTGATCATAGCTTATTTACATGGTAGGAATCAAGAAAAGGGAAAATCTTCCTCAATCAAAGCAAACTTGCTTATAAAAATCACACAGTGACTCAATCCATAACCAGTGACCATAACACCACACTAGTATTCTCGGTAGCCTACCATCTCTGGTGCCACAATATTCCTTTTTTTCCTATCCTGCCCTTTGTTCACATTATTCCAATAATTAGATGACTTGAAAATTGAAAGCTAGCCTTTAATAGTCTAATTTGATCTTATCAAATGgttttcaacaaaataaataacCAAAGATCTAGAAACAAGAGTTCAACCAATATGGCTGGATTTGTTTGGATCTTCAGTTAAATCTAgtaaaattgtaaagaaattctAGCCTCATATAAGGCGAGAATATAGGAACTGAATTGAAAAGAATAAATAGAAGGcagaaaaaattgaatgaaaatcatagCAAAAAGTGAAATATTTCAAGGAAAGAAGTAGCCATTATTGGTTTGATGAGtctaaaaagaaaagatttctgTACCTTATGGTCTTGGACAAAAGAGTTCACTTGACACTTGAGATAAATGACaatgcttttttttttgaaaggattTGAAaattaagtataatttaattttaaaaattactctCAACACTTAATTTTACAACAAGATGCTTTTCCTTCTTTTACTTTTtgtaattagaaaattaaaattttcgcCTCCAACTTCCAACATTTCAATTGAAAATTGACTGGTAAATTTTATCCATGGTCCCTACCCTTTTAATTTGGATCTACTTTAGTTCCTAACCTTTACATTGTCCAGTCCCTAACTGGCATATCATGAGGACATTCCCTCGACACTCCCATGGATATTTTTCTCAGTTAATGAAAAATGTGACAAAAGGACCGAAGTAAAATCGCTTGAAAGATACAAATAGAACAAAATTGTAGTTAGGAACTAATGACTAGAGTAAAATGTTCGAGCTCATTGATAGAATTTACTTGGAACTAGCCATTTTATGTCACAAGCCAATActcttattttcccattttaacCAGAAAAATCCTTTTATATTACACATCATCAAGTTAGCCAAAACTTAAATTATGAGAAAGCATTCCATTCACCACCAGTAAAATTCTAGGCTCCACAAGCAATGTTCCTAGGGTGACACATACTCCTCAGGGTGCAatacttttaaagaaaataataattagaGCAGAAGTGGGGTAAGTGGAAACATCTAAACTCACTCGTGGAGTTGAAAAGTTTTCACTGCAAAGGCATCAAAGACCACCTCTGATTTATGTCGCATTAAaatgaatgaattcaacaaattttcttattcaagggttCATAAGAAAACCCTGATCAAAAAAGTGTTAGGCTATTAATTTAGGAAGACCAAAATTTGAATCTCTATTAATTATAAAACCAAACCAAACTGCATATATAATTCAGCTTTTTCATTTTCTCATCTTTATTTGCATGATCCTATGCaagaattaaatcaattaatgACATAGAGAAAGAAGTTAACATGCCTTGACTGTGATATCTTTATATACAGAGAGCACAGCATCCACATTTTGATGATGTGTGCGTAGCCGCAACTTCACCTACAAATTTCAAATAAGAGAATGCAATTTGTCAATTTAACAAGAAGGCACAACTACAAATGAAGAAGAATCCCCAAAAATTAAAAGCACACATAATTCCCGCTCAATAACAATCAAACAAGGAATATCAGACATGCCTTTTCTTCAGTATCATCAAATCGTTGCGTAAGCCTGGATGCAATTTCATCGTTCTCCGGGGGTGAATATTTCAAGTGGTATATCTTCCCCGTAAGAGGGTCTAGCCTTCGTCCAACCACTCTCTCAACAAGAATGTCTTCAGAAACCTGGAAACAAGTTGCACATGTTACATTAGAATACACTTACTGTTTTATACTAATTTACAAATGAGGGAATAACAGGATGCAGTATGTTGTTGATGAATTAAAAGAGCAATAAAACATTCTTACATCCAACAAAATGAAAAGATCAGGACGGATCCCATAATCCTCAAGAGCAGCTGCCTGGGATGAGCTCCTAGGATAGCCATCTAAAAGCCAACCCCTTTGTTGAGAATCAGGTTGCAGCAGACGCTCCTTGACCATCTAATGCCAAAACTATAGGATTCATGAATAGGAAAAGCATTCTATATGAAGTGAACAATATCTACCCTACCATAACAACTATTTCATTAGGGACTAATTCTCCTTTCTCCATGTATTCCTTTGCTAGCTTCCCGTTTTCACTAGCGGCGGCAACTTCTGCTCTCAGTAAATCTCCAGCAGCAATATGCACCAAACCATACTGAATAAacaaatattatcattttatccttcctttattaaaaaaaattaacttcagttgaaaataagaaaaatcaatGCAAACATATAAAGAGATCTTACTTTTTGGGTGATGAGCTCACATTGTGTACCTTTACCAGAAGCCGGAGCCCCAGATATGATTACCTTCAACGGCTCTGCCTTCCCCGAAGCGGCAACCTGCCATCATCcacgattttttaaaaaaaaagcaacaaAATCCAAACACAGATTCAAATAGGAAGTAATAAGTGAAAGCGTAGAAGTGAGCAGGGAAAATTACGAGGAAATTGGGGGCATTTGAGGAGGGGAGCTTCTTTAAACGGTAACGCGTTTGATTAGAACGGAGAGTGAGGGGAGTGAAAGATGAGTGAGAACGGAAGAATAGATTAGGGTTGGGGTTAGGGAACTTACTAGAATGAGGGGAAAGGGAGGGAGACAAAGAAAGGGAGGGAGAAAAAGAAGTGCTGCCCATTATTAGCattatctctctctctctctctcccttctctctctctctctctctgtggACAAATCTAGACCAACTTAGAAAAATCTATCGCCT
The genomic region above belongs to Gossypium hirsutum isolate 1008001.06 chromosome D05, Gossypium_hirsutum_v2.1, whole genome shotgun sequence and contains:
- the LOC107904874 gene encoding adenylate kinase, chloroplastic, producing the protein MLIMGSTSFSPSLSLSPSLSPHSSKFPNPNPNLFFRSHSSFTPLTLRSNQTRYRLKKLPSSNAPNFLVAASGKAEPLKVIISGAPASGKGTQCELITQKYGLVHIAAGDLLRAEVAAASENGKLAKEYMEKGELVPNEIVVMMVKERLLQPDSQQRGWLLDGYPRSSSQAAALEDYGIRPDLFILLDVSEDILVERVVGRRLDPLTGKIYHLKYSPPENDEIASRLTQRFDDTEEKVKLRLRTHHQNVDAVLSVYKDITVKVNGNEAKEHVFAQIDAALTHVGEQRKVNSGSLAA
- the LOC107903109 gene encoding cell wall / vacuolar inhibitor of fructosidase 1 — encoded protein: MKNLIVIIFAFLVCQANAFRPILLLGNQNLIERTCKQTPFYDLCIWSLKSNPESRDASVKKLAQIMVDSLKTKATETLDLIDELLQDGLALDPEMQKALTSCAERYNVIIRGDVPEINEALKTGDYKFAAKGANDAAIEANSCEIEFPTKSPLTDMNKVVHDVSVVAASIVKIIQTKFSF